From one Aptenodytes patagonicus chromosome 16, bAptPat1.pri.cur, whole genome shotgun sequence genomic stretch:
- the USP36 gene encoding ubiquitin carboxyl-terminal hydrolase 36 isoform X4, whose protein sequence is MKWERVYRIGAGLHNLGNTCFLNSVVQCLTYTPPLANYLLSKEHSRTCHQGGFCMMCVMQNHTIQAFANSGNAIKPVSFIRDLKKIAQHIRFGSQEDAHEFLRYTIDAMQKACLNDCTKLDRQTQATTLVHQIFGGYLRSRVKCLACKSVSDTYDPCLDLALEIRQATNVVRALEMFVKPDLLGGENAYMCAQCKKKVSASKRFTIHRASNVLTLSLKRFADFDGGKITKDVGYPEFLNIRPYMSRSKGDPIMYGLYAVLVHSGYSCHAGHYYCYVKASNGQWYQMNDDIVRSSNIKVVLNQQAYLLFYLRIPSPRKSPEGPTAKAASSLRGSTGSVSSQVKKTLTNGPLSSPLTGQRPDMLPGKKLPGLEEVGVPVARSMFGMGPKLPNGTTPTKLPAGSPSPKPPLKATAAATALPSDTAQRPKKQLSTPQLPPMPRAVQGSCNTSDGTDCGTDRPAGPGAEPADPKDSKPAKLKSSLLASTALEVSSTMSPPPAKKLALSAKKGSTSRKARGSDRHTQPRPKSADHACPTNTTHPDSAPLSKSRLSSSVLKLPNPEKPAVSFILNSAPWPPASPLTNGSTAHPSSHRFPPCSREKGPGQVTAASKKKQRKQNRGADGSPPRKKNNLVQEGLVGLLLGKEAEGKGLGSGREATGCQKLESGPEQPVSDCSTFLDALPVSSVKKKKRRRRTEETEDHCSGTLSSGSFRRAESEPQRTKQRQSVEAGVGESEHRKRKWRKSLSTPALERPANGVHAAESTPAAVCAWDNQAGGGGRCCPDALSPEPSPAAGTAPGSQEESNVVEELLKNSLDKAYGKQVLTWEGEISAVSEDAIQEAAWACSETVIDEWDEDYDKGKVKKVKKLKRERRRQSNPFQQLQAKRSFWAATHPAKAASLSYRL, encoded by the exons ATGAAGTGGGAGCGGGTCTACCGGATTGGCGCCGGGCTGCACAATCTCGGGAACACCTGCTTCCTTAACTCCGTAGTGCAGTGCCTGACTTACACGCCGCCGCtcgccaactacctgctctccaAGGAGCACAGCCGCACTT GTCACCAAGGAGGCTTTTGTATGATGTGTGTGATGCAGAACCACACGATCCAGGCTTTCGCTAACAGCGGCAACGCGATAAAGCCGGTGTCCTTCATCCGAGACCTCAAGA agaTCGCCCAGCACATCCGCTTCGGCAGCCAGGAGGATGCACATGAGTTCCTGCGCTATACCATCGACGCCATGCAGAAGGCCTGCCTGAATGACTGCACGAA GTTGGATCGCCAGACCCAGGCCACGACACTGGTCCACCAGATCTTTGGCGGTTACCTGCGGTCCCGTG TTAAGTGCTTGGCGTGCAAGAGTGTCTCGGACACCTATGACCCTTGCCTGGACCTGGCACTGGAGATTAGG CAAGCCACAAACGTAGTGCGGGCTCTGGAGATGTTTGTGAAGCCAGATCTCCTGGGCGGGGAGAACGCCTACATGTGTGCTCA ATGCAAGAAGAAGGTGTCAGCTAGCAAGCGCTTCACCATCCACCGAGCCTCCAACGTTCTTACGCTGTCACTGAAGCGCTTTGCCGACTTTGATGGAGGCAAAATCACAAAG GATGTGGGGTACCCGGAGTTCCTGAACATCCGCCCCTACATGTCGCGGAGCAAGGGGGATCCCATCATGTATGGGCTCTACGCAGTGCTGGTGCACTCTGGTTACAGCTGCCACGCAGGGCACTACTACTGTTACGTGAAG GCCAGCAACGGGCAGTGGTACCAAATGAACGATGACATCGTTCGTTCCAGCAATATCAAAGTGGTTCTCAACCAGCAGGCCTACTTGCTGTTCTACCTGAG AATCCCCAGCCCCAGGAAGAGCCCAGAGGGGCCCACTGCCAAAGCTGCCTCCAGCCTACGTGGCAGCACTGGCAGCGTCTCCAGTCAGGTGAAGAAAACACTGACCAACGGGCCCCTGTCTTCACCGCTGACTGGCCAG cGACCAGACATGCTGCCAGGGAAGaagctgccagggctggaggaagTCGGGGTCCCTGTGGCCCGCAGCATGTTTGGAATGGGGCCAAAGCTGCCAAATGGAACCACTCCGACAAAGCTGCCGGCTGGGTCACCATCACCCAAACCGCCCCTTAAAGCCACCGCCgcagccacagctctgcccagTGACACAGCGCAGAGGCCCAAGAAGCAGCTTTCCACCCCACAGCTGCCTCCCATGCCCAGAGCAGTTCAGGGCTCCTGCAACACCAGCGAT GGAACAGACTGTGGCACAGACCGCCCTGCTGGCCCCGGTGCCGAGCCGGCTGACCCCAAAGACTCCAAGCCGGCAAAACTGAAGTCTTCCCTGTTGGCCAGCACTGCTCTGGAGGTCAGCAGCACCATGTCACCACCACCTGCCAAGAAGCTGGCGCTCTCCGCCAAAAAG GGCAGCACCTCACGGAAGGCGAGGGGAAGTGACCGCCACACACAACCTCGCCCCAAATCTGCTGACCACGCCTGCCCCACGAACACCACCCACCCTGACTCCGCTCCTTTGAGCAAGTCGAG GCTGTCCTCATCTGTTCTAAAACTGCCAAATCCCGAAAAGCCTGCCGTCAGCTTCATCCTCAACTCCGCCCCTtggcccccagcctcccccctgACCAACGGTTCCACTGCCCACCCTTCTTCACACCGctttcctccctgcagcagggagaaggggcCTGGCCAGGTCACTGCTGCTTCCAAAAAGAAGCAGCGAAAGCAGAATCGTGGCGCAGATGGCAGCCCCCCGAGGAAGAAGAACAACCTCGTTCAGGAGGGCTTGGTAGGGCTTCTCCTCGGGAAGGAGGCGGAAGGCAAAGGCCTCGGTAGTGGCAGGGAGGCAACAGGCTGCCAGAAACTGGAGAGCGGGCCCGAGCAGCCAGTGTCAGACTGCAGCACTTTCCTGGACGCGCTGCCTGTCTCCtctgtgaagaagaagaagaggaggaggagaacagaggAGACAGAAGACCATTGCTCTGGGACACTGTCCTCGGGCAG ctttAGGAGGGCTGAGTCAGAGCCCCAGAGGACAAAGCAGCGGCAGAGTGTGGAGGCTGGGGTTGGGGAGAGTGAACACCGCAAGCGTAAGTGGAGGAAAAGCCTCAGCACCCCAGCCTTGGAGCGTCCTGCCAACGGCGTCCATGCCGCAGAGAGCACCCCAG CGGCAGTGTGTGCCTGGGACAACCAGGCTGGAGGTGGGGGCAGGTGCTGCCCAGATGCCCTGAGCCCCGAGCCCAGCCCTGCGGCTGGCACGGcacctgggagccaggaggagtCCAATGTGGTAGAGGAGCTGCTTAAGAACTCCTTGGACAAGGCGTATGGCAAACAAG TCTTGACCTGGGAGGGTGAGATCTCGGCTGTCAGCGAGGATGCCATCCAGGAAGCAGCGTGGGCCTGCAGCGAGACTGTCATTGATGAGTGGGACGAGGACTATGACAAAGGGAAG GTGAAGAAGGTTAAAAAACTGAAGAGGGAGCGGAGGAGACAGTCCAACCCCTTCCAACAGCTGCAGGCCAAGCGCAGCTTCTGGGCAGCCACTCATCCTGCCAAGGCGGCCAGCCTGAGCTACAGGCTCTGA